A stretch of DNA from Nitratireductor thuwali:
GCCGATCATCTATGCTGGGAACCGGATCGAACTTAAGAAATTTTAGTATCTCGGCGGGATTCTCTTCGACCTTATCTTCCAGCACAACCGAAAGCCGTTCGAAACTGGCGAAATCAATGTCGCCTGTTTGCGCCAGCTCCTCGTAATCCATGCGTACCCCAAGGTCACCCTGGTAGAAGCTATAAGCTGATGTCCCCACGAGGGTGCCACCAAGCCGGAATACGCCTGCCCGAGAAAAGGCGAGAAGCAACGACCCTGTCTCACGATCTGTCGTGATGAAGCCCTCGGCCCGGAGCGTCCTGGCGAGCCTCGCCATCCGCTTCCGGCGCTCTTCCGCGTCCTCCCTCAGCGCTTCTGCGCGTTCCAGGCGCGCACGCAACTCCGGTTTGTCCTCACCGAGATACCGGCTCATCATATCGGTCCCGATGCGGAAGCGCTCGTAGAGATAGGTTCGCCCGTTGCGCTCTCGCTCCTCGATGGTGCCAACCAGACCGGAGGCCCTTTCGTCGAGATGAAGACGTAGCAGGTCCTGATAGGCCACCACGGCCGGACGACTGTGTGCGACGATTTTCATGGCCCTCTATTCCCCACGGCATGTGCATCAAATAATACATTGATGCACACAGATTCAAGTGTGCAGCAGAAAAATTACTGATGCACACATCAAACCCTCCGAGAACGGGCCACCGCATTTAACGGTCTGGCGTGCTCCGGCGTAGGAGACTGAACGATCGGGCCCCAGGACCACTACCGTCAATCCCCACACCTGCCGGATACACGCTATAGGCTCCGATTGTTTTCGCGCTTTATGGCGGCATAGGTATGCATGACTTGAGCTTGTTGGGCTTGCGGGCCGCGTCGCTCGCTTCGCGAGCATTGCCAAGATGGTTTGGCCAAGTCGCAACTCAATAGGCGACGGTGAATCGGGCGCGCCGATGCTTGGGCTCTTCCGCCTCGTCGAGCAACGCAACGGCAAGATCCTCCATCGATATCGTCGACGTGCCGGCGGCATCGACGAGCAGTTCGTCACCGCCTGTTCTATAGCGGCCGGTGCGTGCGCCTAGTTGCAGCAGTGCCGGCGGGCTCAGATATGTCCAGTCCGCATGCGTCTCGGCCCGGCAAACCGCGTATTGATCACAGCAGGCAACCGCGATCTCCCGCCAGGCCGGGGAGACATACCGTTCATCGTCGACGATTGCCCTGCCCGAATTGGGTGCAGCCAGACTGCCGGCTCCCCCGACCAACAGGAGCCGCACACCCGTGAGCCTGAGACCCTCCAGCAGCGCCTTGGCGGCTGCAACCAGATCGCGCTCTCTGCCGGGCGCCGGGCGGGTGGCGCTGACCACCAGATCGTGGCCCACGCTTAGCTCGGCGACGTCGCCCGCGTTCGCGGCATTGCCGGTGCAAATGGTTACTGCGGCCAGCGGCTCTGCCACGCGTGTCGGGTCGCGCAGGACGGCAGTAACCTCGTGCCCCCGCTGCAGGGCCTCGGCGACGACACGGCGTCCAACATTTCCTGCGGCTCCAAAGACAAGGATGCGCATTTTCCTCAAGCTCCTGTTTCGACAGATTTGCAGAAATTCCCTTCGCCAGTTCAGCCGGTTGTGGGTCGGCTATCCGTGGCGGGCGCCCCACTGCGTCCGCTCGCCGAACGGCGCAGTAGGAGTACGATCGCCAGGATCACCGCCAAGCTGCCGGGCAGCCATTCCCACCCGATCGTGTCGGGTTCGGTGACAAACAGGATGAGCATGGAAACGAAGGGAACCAGATAGGTATATGCCGTCACTGTGCCCGGCGTGAGGACCCCGGTCCCTCGCTGAATCAGCCAGAAGGTGACGCCACTGGAAAAGACGCCCAAATAGGCCACAAGTAGAAAATCAAAGACCGTCATGCGGGTCAGCGCCGGGATCGGCTCAAGCGCCAACCCGAGAAAACCGATGAGCACGCCGCCGGCCACCAGGCTCCAGA
This window harbors:
- a CDS encoding nucleotidyltransferase family protein; translation: MKIVAHSRPAVVAYQDLLRLHLDERASGLVGTIEERERNGRTYLYERFRIGTDMMSRYLGEDKPELRARLERAEALREDAEERRKRMARLARTLRAEGFITTDRETGSLLLAFSRAGVFRLGGTLVGTSAYSFYQGDLGVRMDYEELAQTGDIDFASFERLSVVLEDKVEENPAEILKFLKFDPVPSIDDRQIWKWRQSHSETMVEFLTPAFGDETVKPLPALGVSAQALNYLNFLIADPIHAVALYRSGVLVQIPRPERFAIHKLIVADRRLGGPDQLKARKDRAQTEFLVSVLSEDRPDDLAEAYQDALSCGPRWRHRIKASLKRMPETAERLSALV
- a CDS encoding NAD(P)-dependent oxidoreductase; the encoded protein is MRILVFGAAGNVGRRVVAEALQRGHEVTAVLRDPTRVAEPLAAVTICTGNAANAGDVAELSVGHDLVVSATRPAPGRERDLVAAAKALLEGLRLTGVRLLLVGGAGSLAAPNSGRAIVDDERYVSPAWREIAVACCDQYAVCRAETHADWTYLSPPALLQLGARTGRYRTGGDELLVDAAGTSTISMEDLAVALLDEAEEPKHRRARFTVAY